In one window of Sphingomonas glaciei DNA:
- a CDS encoding lipopolysaccharide biosynthesis protein, whose amino-acid sequence MRRWFDDSSMQSILRNTSLLGLSKAAAAVASLAVLALAARDLGPTGVGFLLLVHSYAMAASSLTHFQSWQVIVRYGSRPLEEGDPEPFRRAVSFALGLDLLTGIGGMLLAMALLPFLAGWFGIPSELRTPALLYCLLIPTMASGAANGVLRALDRFDLIAWQSPIDAYVRLVLVVGAYLLKADLIVYLMIWAATDLLGDLYLWSAAIRELRRRGLLKGLRPRLGAHGLDGGWRFAFTVNLTASVNSAWGPVARLLVGGLLSPGATGLYRVASSLIDAVQSPIDLMAKAVHPELMRHDPASDHPWRLMLRTMALGTIVALVAWVVIGLLGERLLTLLFGPEFTPAAPLLTVLMLLPVIATLAFPLPAMFYSLGRPGGPLVANIIGAVVFVGTLPFLAAGHGLVGAGVAMVLGRLSSLLAMGILLTLLYRSRPQAKVGVEAEGQLG is encoded by the coding sequence TTCGACGATAGTTCGATGCAGTCGATCCTGCGCAATACCTCGCTGCTCGGGCTGTCCAAGGCCGCGGCGGCGGTCGCCAGTCTTGCCGTGCTGGCGCTGGCGGCGCGCGACCTGGGCCCGACGGGCGTCGGCTTCCTGCTGCTGGTCCACAGCTATGCGATGGCGGCGAGCAGCCTGACGCATTTCCAATCGTGGCAGGTGATCGTCCGCTATGGCAGCCGCCCGCTCGAAGAAGGCGATCCCGAGCCGTTCCGCCGCGCGGTGTCCTTCGCCCTCGGGCTCGATCTGCTGACCGGGATTGGTGGAATGCTGCTGGCGATGGCGTTGCTGCCGTTCCTGGCGGGATGGTTCGGGATCCCCAGCGAGCTGCGGACCCCTGCCCTGCTTTATTGCCTGCTGATCCCGACCATGGCGTCGGGCGCCGCCAATGGCGTGCTGCGCGCGCTCGACCGCTTCGACCTGATCGCCTGGCAGTCGCCGATCGATGCCTATGTCCGGCTGGTATTGGTGGTCGGCGCCTACCTGCTGAAAGCAGACCTCATCGTCTACCTGATGATCTGGGCGGCGACCGATTTGCTCGGCGATCTCTACCTGTGGAGCGCAGCCATTCGCGAGCTTCGCCGCCGCGGGCTGCTCAAAGGGCTTCGGCCGCGTCTTGGTGCGCACGGCCTCGATGGCGGCTGGCGCTTCGCTTTCACCGTCAATCTGACCGCCTCGGTCAACAGCGCCTGGGGTCCGGTCGCCCGGCTGCTGGTCGGCGGCCTGTTAAGCCCTGGCGCTACCGGCCTGTACCGCGTTGCAAGCAGCCTGATCGACGCGGTGCAGAGCCCGATCGACCTGATGGCCAAGGCCGTGCACCCCGAATTGATGCGGCACGACCCGGCCTCCGACCATCCCTGGCGGCTGATGCTTCGCACCATGGCGCTCGGTACCATCGTGGCACTGGTGGCGTGGGTAGTGATCGGGCTGCTCGGCGAACGGCTGCTGACCCTGCTGTTCGGTCCCGAATTCACCCCCGCCGCACCGCTGCTGACGGTGCTGATGCTTCTGCCGGTGATCGCTACCCTTGCCTTTCCGCTGCCGGCGATGTTCTACAGCCTTGGGCGCCCCGGCGGACCGTTGGTCGCGAACATCATCGGCGCCGTGGTGTTCGTCGGCACCCTGCCTTTCCTCGCCGCCGGCCATGGCCTGGTTGGAGCCGGCGTTGCGATGGTGCTGGGGCGGCTATCCTCCTTGCTGGCTATGGGAATATTGCTGACGCTCCTCTATCGCAGCCGTCCGCAGGCCAAGGTCGGGGTGGAAGCCGAGGGCCAGCTCGGCTAA